In a genomic window of Mycolicibacterium neoaurum VKM Ac-1815D:
- the lipA gene encoding lipoyl synthase produces MSVVPEGRKLLRLEVRNAETPIERKPPWIKTTLRTGPEYTELKSLVKREGLHTVCEEAGCPNIYECWEDREATFLIGGEQCTRRCDFCQIDTGKPAELDRDEPRRVAESVQAMGLRYSTVTGVARDDLPDGGAWLYAETVRQIHQLNPNTGVELLAPDFNAIPEQLAEVFESRPEVFAHNVETVPRIFKRIRPAFRYQRSLDVITAARDFGLVTKSNLILGMGETPEEVRTALVDLHEAGCDIVTITQYLRPSPRHHPVERWVRPEEFVEHSDYAKSVGFTGVLAGPLVRSSYRAGKLYAEAARVRAASGAS; encoded by the coding sequence GTGAGTGTCGTCCCTGAAGGCCGTAAGTTACTGCGCCTTGAGGTGCGCAACGCCGAGACCCCCATCGAACGCAAACCGCCGTGGATCAAGACCACGCTGCGCACCGGCCCGGAGTACACCGAACTCAAGAGCCTGGTGAAGCGCGAGGGTCTGCACACCGTGTGTGAAGAGGCCGGCTGCCCCAACATCTACGAATGCTGGGAGGACCGCGAGGCCACCTTCCTGATCGGTGGCGAACAGTGCACCCGGCGCTGCGATTTCTGCCAGATCGACACCGGCAAGCCCGCCGAGCTCGACCGTGATGAACCGCGCCGCGTCGCCGAGAGCGTGCAAGCCATGGGTCTGCGTTATTCGACGGTTACCGGGGTGGCGCGCGACGATCTGCCCGACGGCGGTGCCTGGCTGTATGCCGAGACCGTCCGCCAGATCCACCAGCTCAACCCGAACACCGGTGTCGAGCTGCTCGCCCCGGATTTCAACGCGATACCCGAACAACTCGCCGAGGTGTTCGAGTCCCGCCCCGAGGTGTTCGCCCACAATGTCGAGACGGTGCCGCGCATCTTCAAGCGCATCCGCCCCGCCTTCCGGTACCAGCGCAGCCTCGACGTCATCACCGCCGCCCGTGATTTCGGGTTGGTGACCAAGAGCAACCTCATCCTCGGCATGGGCGAGACCCCCGAGGAGGTGCGCACCGCGCTGGTCGATCTTCACGAAGCGGGCTGCGATATCGTCACCATCACCCAGTACCTGCGGCCCTCACCGCGCCACCATCCGGTCGAGCGCTGGGTGCGGCCCGAGGAATTCGTCGAGCATTCCGACTACGCCAAGAGCGTCGGTTTCACCGGTGTGCTGGCCGGACCGCTGGTCCGGTCGTCCTACCGGGCGGGCAAGTTGTACGCCGAGGCTGCGCGGGTCAGAGCAGCCTCCGGCGCATCGTAA
- a CDS encoding DUF4191 domain-containing protein, which produces MAKSRNPAQTKAAKAEAKAARKAASKQRRSQLWQAFQIQRKEDTRLLPYMIGAFVLIVGVSIALGVLAGGFTLYMMIPLGIILGALVAFIIFGRRAQKSVYRKAEGQTGAAAWALDNLRGRWRVTPGVAATGHFDAVHRVIGRPGVILVGEGSASRVKPLLAQEKKKTARLVGDVPIYDIVVGNGEGEVPLAKLERHLGKLPANITTKQMDSLESKLVALGSKIGPAAMPKGPLPNQAKMRGVGRTVRRK; this is translated from the coding sequence ATGGCGAAATCGCGTAATCCCGCCCAGACCAAGGCCGCCAAGGCCGAGGCGAAGGCCGCCCGTAAGGCTGCGTCCAAGCAGCGCCGCAGCCAGCTGTGGCAGGCCTTCCAGATCCAACGCAAAGAGGACACCCGGCTGCTGCCGTACATGATCGGCGCGTTCGTGCTGATCGTGGGTGTCTCGATCGCGCTCGGCGTGCTGGCCGGCGGTTTCACCTTGTACATGATGATCCCGCTGGGCATCATCCTCGGTGCGCTGGTGGCCTTCATCATCTTCGGCCGCCGCGCCCAGAAATCGGTGTACCGCAAGGCCGAGGGACAGACCGGCGCGGCCGCCTGGGCGCTGGACAACCTTCGTGGCCGCTGGCGCGTCACCCCCGGCGTCGCGGCGACCGGGCACTTCGACGCCGTGCACCGGGTGATCGGCCGCCCGGGTGTCATCCTGGTCGGCGAGGGTTCGGCCAGCCGAGTGAAACCGCTTCTGGCGCAAGAGAAGAAGAAGACCGCACGGCTGGTCGGCGACGTTCCGATCTACGACATCGTGGTGGGCAACGGCGAGGGCGAGGTGCCGCTGGCCAAGTTGGAGCGTCACCTCGGCAAACTGCCCGCCAACATCACGACCAAGCAGATGGATTCGCTCGAATCGAAGTTGGTGGCACTGGGCTCCAAGATCGGTCCGGCCGCCATGCCCAAGGGCCCGCTGCCCAACCAGGCCAAGATGCGCGGCGTCGGGCGCACCGTCCGCCGCAAGTAG
- a CDS encoding DoxX family protein, which translates to MINLSDRLNSAAPAVLSLVRVVFGFLFTLFGTSKIFGWPIAMEMPVWSWPVWYAGLIELIAGVLIMAGLFTRAAAFIASGSMAVAYFWQHQPLALWPIVSPEYGGNGGLDAILFCFVFLLFVFTGGGAYSLDRVRSRTPAD; encoded by the coding sequence ATGATCAATCTGTCCGATCGTCTCAATTCGGCGGCCCCGGCGGTGCTGAGTCTGGTCCGGGTCGTCTTCGGGTTCCTGTTCACCCTGTTCGGCACCTCGAAGATCTTCGGGTGGCCCATCGCGATGGAGATGCCGGTCTGGTCGTGGCCGGTCTGGTACGCCGGGCTGATCGAGCTGATCGCCGGTGTGCTGATCATGGCCGGTCTGTTCACCCGCGCCGCGGCGTTCATCGCGTCGGGATCGATGGCGGTGGCCTACTTCTGGCAGCACCAGCCGCTGGCGCTGTGGCCGATCGTCAGCCCCGAATACGGCGGTAACGGCGGCCTGGACGCCATCCTGTTCTGTTTCGTCTTCCTGCTGTTCGTGTTCACCGGGGGCGGCGCTTATTCCCTCGACCGAGTGAGAAGTCGCACGCCGGCGGACTAG
- a CDS encoding RDD family protein, which translates to MAREISSWLSGPEPFDSAAGAPGQDRGDYPGHRLGLPQHGSGSIAGFGRRAAALLIDWLIAYGLTALGMSFGLVSLTMMSTVVLLVWFVLGAVSVRLFGFTPGQLALGLMVVSVDNRQHVGLGRAAVRGLLAALVIPALFTDSDQRSLHDLATKTAVVRR; encoded by the coding sequence ATGGCCCGTGAGATCTCATCCTGGTTGTCCGGACCGGAGCCCTTCGATTCGGCCGCAGGCGCCCCCGGGCAGGACCGCGGCGACTATCCCGGGCACCGGCTGGGATTACCGCAGCACGGATCGGGCTCGATAGCCGGTTTCGGCAGGCGCGCGGCCGCACTGCTGATCGACTGGCTGATCGCCTACGGTCTCACCGCACTGGGCATGTCCTTCGGGCTGGTCTCGCTGACGATGATGTCCACGGTGGTCCTGCTGGTGTGGTTCGTCCTGGGTGCGGTGTCGGTGCGCCTTTTCGGTTTCACCCCTGGTCAGCTCGCGCTCGGCCTGATGGTGGTGTCGGTGGACAACCGTCAGCACGTGGGACTGGGCCGGGCGGCGGTGCGCGGCCTGCTGGCCGCACTGGTGATCCCGGCCCTGTTCACCGACTCCGACCAGCGCAGCCTGCACGATCTGGCCACCAAGACCGCCGTCGTCCGGCGGTAG
- a CDS encoding DoxX family protein has translation MSSTGLDSKLASFTPLALSAFRIVFGLLFTVHGTQKLFGFPTAMESGTVPVGTWPYWYAGVIELVLGLLILTGLFTRIAAFIASGEMAYAYFTAHQPTALWPIDNGGEVTVLYCFAFLLLVFIGGGAIALDSVVGKKRGRVAS, from the coding sequence ATGTCATCTACAGGTCTGGACTCCAAGCTCGCCTCGTTCACCCCGCTGGCACTGTCGGCATTCCGAATCGTGTTCGGACTGCTGTTCACCGTGCACGGCACCCAGAAGCTCTTCGGCTTCCCCACCGCCATGGAGAGCGGCACCGTGCCCGTGGGCACCTGGCCCTACTGGTATGCCGGTGTGATCGAGCTCGTCCTCGGCCTGCTGATCCTGACCGGACTCTTCACCCGGATCGCGGCCTTCATCGCCTCCGGCGAAATGGCCTACGCCTACTTCACCGCCCACCAGCCCACGGCACTGTGGCCGATCGACAACGGCGGCGAGGTCACCGTCCTGTACTGCTTTGCATTCCTGCTGCTGGTGTTCATCGGCGGCGGCGCCATCGCGCTGGACAGCGTCGTCGGCAAAAAGCGCGGCAGGGTCGCGAGCTAG
- a CDS encoding amidohydrolase, with the protein MALAGPDTTVIDLGGKLLMPGFVEGHTHPFLGAFLTSGVDLQVPTLAEALDAIAAYAKANPTGPVRGFGWRVDMFGPQGPTRADLDRVLPDRPGFFFAIDGHSLWANSKALELAGVSRDTPDPIPGFSYYARDENGEPTGYVLEVNAVLGLVDAVEPISPDTMATLVQGWLPKASAAGITSVFDAGVPPIGDDQAAILRIYTDIEQRNELPIRVAASYSVRGAPIEGTVEKFTAVRDAVSSELVTVGVVKIVGDGTQGGYTAWLIEPYADKPDSTGASPFTEEQWHRLVNDVDAAGYDVHIHACGERTARVGLDAVERAIAANPPRDRRHTIAHLVYVEDSDAPRFAQLGVTAQFSANWMSADPDTIENMGARYGAPRKDLLYRPQAVLGSGGRISLGTDWPAAGYFSTYKPLDSIQIGVTRQLVGKPDAEVLAPADQKLTVEQAVHANTLGAAYQIRLEDKVGSVEVGKLADLIVLDRNIFDIDPHDIHAAEVTMTMMNGQVRHES; encoded by the coding sequence ATGGCACTCGCCGGCCCGGACACCACGGTGATCGACCTGGGCGGCAAGCTGCTGATGCCCGGTTTCGTCGAGGGGCACACCCATCCGTTCCTCGGCGCATTCCTGACCTCCGGTGTCGACCTGCAGGTGCCCACGCTGGCCGAGGCCCTGGATGCCATCGCCGCCTATGCCAAGGCCAATCCGACCGGCCCGGTGCGTGGATTCGGTTGGCGTGTCGACATGTTCGGCCCGCAGGGACCCACCCGCGCCGATCTGGACCGGGTGCTACCCGACCGGCCCGGCTTCTTCTTCGCCATCGACGGGCACAGCCTGTGGGCCAACAGCAAGGCCCTGGAGCTGGCCGGCGTCAGCCGCGACACCCCGGACCCGATCCCGGGCTTCAGCTACTACGCGCGCGACGAGAACGGTGAGCCGACCGGGTATGTCCTCGAGGTCAACGCGGTGCTCGGCCTCGTCGACGCCGTCGAACCGATCTCCCCGGACACCATGGCCACCCTCGTACAGGGCTGGCTGCCCAAGGCCTCGGCGGCCGGTATCACGTCGGTCTTCGATGCCGGGGTGCCGCCCATCGGTGACGATCAGGCCGCGATCCTGCGGATCTACACCGATATCGAGCAACGCAACGAACTGCCGATCCGGGTGGCGGCCTCGTACTCGGTGCGGGGCGCCCCGATCGAGGGCACCGTCGAGAAGTTCACCGCGGTGCGCGATGCGGTCTCCAGCGAGCTGGTGACCGTCGGTGTGGTCAAGATCGTCGGCGACGGCACCCAGGGCGGGTACACCGCCTGGCTCATCGAGCCCTACGCCGACAAACCCGACTCCACCGGTGCCTCCCCGTTCACCGAGGAGCAGTGGCATCGGCTGGTCAACGATGTCGACGCGGCGGGCTACGACGTACACATCCACGCCTGCGGTGAACGCACGGCGCGGGTGGGTCTGGACGCCGTGGAACGCGCCATCGCGGCCAACCCGCCGCGGGACCGGCGCCACACCATCGCGCACCTGGTCTACGTCGAGGACTCCGACGCGCCGCGTTTCGCCCAGTTGGGCGTCACCGCGCAGTTCTCGGCGAACTGGATGTCGGCCGATCCCGACACCATCGAGAACATGGGTGCCCGCTATGGCGCACCGCGCAAGGATCTGCTCTACCGGCCGCAGGCGGTGCTCGGTTCAGGCGGGCGCATCTCGCTGGGCACCGACTGGCCCGCGGCGGGCTACTTCTCCACCTACAAGCCGTTGGACTCCATCCAGATCGGCGTCACCCGTCAACTCGTGGGCAAGCCGGATGCCGAGGTCCTCGCCCCGGCCGACCAGAAGCTGACCGTCGAGCAGGCCGTACACGCCAACACCCTCGGTGCGGCGTATCAGATCCGGCTGGAGGACAAGGTGGGCTCGGTGGAGGTCGGCAAGCTGGCCGACCTGATCGTGCTGGACCGCAACATCTTCGATATCGACCCGCACGACATCCATGCCGCAGAGGTGACGATGACGATGATGAACGGTCAGGTCCGCCACGAAAGTTAG
- the glnA gene encoding type I glutamate--ammonia ligase, protein MAEKTSDDIFKLIKDENVEYVDIRFCDLPGVVQHFSIPASAFDESVFEDGLAFDGSSVRGFQSIHESDMMLLPDPNTARIDPFRAAKTLNLSFFVHDPFTREAYSRDPRNVARKAENYLVSTGIADTCYFGAEAEFYIFDSVSFDSKMNGTFYEVDSESGWWNSGEPYEADGSPNRGYKVRPKGGYFPVAPYDHYVDLRDEMATNLTNAGFVLERGHHEVGTAGQAEINYKFDTLLAAADDVLLFKYIIKNTAWQNGKTVTFMPKPLFGDNGSGMHAHQSLWKDGKPLFHDESGYAGLSDIARHYIGGILHHAPSLLAFTNPTVNSYKRLVPGYEAPINLVYSQRNRSACVRIPITGNNPKAKRLEFRCPDSSGNPYLAFAAMLMAGIDGIKKKIEPLAPVDKDLYELPPDEAANIPQAPTSLAAVIDRLEEDHEYLTEGGVFTEDLIETWISYKRENEIMPIQIRPHPYEFSLYYDV, encoded by the coding sequence GTGGCAGAAAAGACCTCCGATGACATCTTCAAGCTGATCAAGGACGAGAACGTCGAATACGTCGACATTCGGTTCTGCGATCTGCCCGGTGTCGTCCAGCACTTCTCTATCCCGGCCTCGGCGTTCGACGAGAGCGTCTTCGAGGACGGACTGGCCTTCGACGGCTCGTCGGTGCGCGGCTTCCAGTCGATCCACGAGTCGGACATGATGCTGCTGCCCGACCCCAACACCGCGCGCATCGATCCGTTCCGGGCAGCCAAGACGCTGAACCTGAGCTTCTTCGTGCACGATCCCTTCACCCGTGAGGCCTACTCGCGCGACCCACGCAACGTCGCCCGCAAGGCGGAGAACTACCTCGTCAGCACCGGTATCGCCGATACCTGTTACTTCGGTGCCGAGGCCGAGTTCTACATCTTCGACTCGGTGAGCTTCGACTCGAAGATGAACGGCACCTTCTACGAGGTGGACTCCGAGTCCGGCTGGTGGAACAGCGGCGAGCCCTACGAGGCCGACGGCTCCCCCAACCGCGGCTACAAGGTGCGCCCCAAGGGCGGCTACTTCCCCGTCGCGCCGTACGACCACTACGTGGATCTGCGCGATGAGATGGCCACCAACCTGACCAACGCCGGCTTCGTGCTCGAGCGCGGTCACCACGAGGTGGGCACCGCGGGCCAGGCCGAGATCAACTACAAGTTCGACACGCTGCTGGCCGCAGCCGACGATGTGCTGCTGTTCAAGTACATCATCAAGAACACCGCGTGGCAGAACGGCAAGACCGTCACCTTCATGCCCAAGCCTCTCTTCGGTGACAACGGTTCGGGTATGCACGCCCACCAGTCGCTGTGGAAGGACGGCAAGCCGTTGTTCCACGACGAGTCCGGTTATGCCGGCCTGTCGGATATCGCGCGCCACTACATCGGCGGCATCCTGCACCACGCGCCGTCGCTGCTGGCGTTCACCAACCCGACGGTGAACTCCTACAAGCGTCTGGTGCCGGGCTACGAGGCCCCGATCAACCTGGTCTACAGCCAGCGCAACCGCTCGGCCTGTGTCCGTATCCCGATCACCGGCAACAACCCCAAGGCCAAGCGTCTTGAGTTCCGTTGCCCGGACAGCTCGGGTAACCCGTACCTGGCGTTCGCCGCCATGCTGATGGCCGGTATCGACGGCATCAAGAAGAAGATCGAGCCACTGGCACCGGTCGACAAGGATCTCTACGAGCTGCCCCCGGACGAGGCCGCCAACATCCCGCAGGCCCCGACCTCGCTGGCCGCGGTGATCGACCGCCTGGAAGAGGACCACGAGTACCTCACCGAGGGTGGCGTGTTCACCGAGGATCTGATCGAGACCTGGATCTCCTACAAGCGGGAGAACGAGATCATGCCGATCCAGATCCGTCCTCACCCGTACGAGTTCAGCCTGTACTACGACGTCTAA
- a CDS encoding PaaI family thioesterase, protein MQPFPEITAAEHDRQRALYGPLTAAIRRLVAAGIRTGADAETVHAAQSAIEAAAEALEGRQHDAPRTMRHAETGRPVTWADPAIGLRNAIAPPLHIEHGDDGRCWSEFSLGSPYEGPPGRVHGGICALVLDHILGEVASEGLVKPRFTGTLTLRYRRGTPLGRLRAEAWVERIDGVKAFARGHILDDEGPTVEAEGIFVMPAWARPAV, encoded by the coding sequence ATGCAGCCCTTCCCCGAGATCACCGCCGCCGAGCATGACCGTCAGCGGGCCCTCTACGGTCCGCTCACGGCGGCGATCCGTCGGCTCGTCGCCGCCGGCATCCGCACCGGTGCCGACGCCGAGACCGTGCACGCCGCGCAATCGGCCATCGAGGCGGCGGCCGAGGCGCTGGAGGGCAGGCAACACGATGCGCCGCGCACCATGCGCCATGCCGAGACGGGGCGACCGGTCACCTGGGCCGACCCGGCGATCGGTCTTCGCAATGCCATTGCACCGCCGCTGCACATCGAGCACGGTGACGACGGCCGGTGCTGGTCGGAGTTCAGCCTCGGGTCGCCGTATGAGGGCCCGCCGGGGCGGGTGCACGGCGGGATCTGTGCGCTGGTGCTCGATCACATCCTGGGAGAGGTGGCCAGCGAAGGTCTGGTGAAACCGAGGTTCACCGGGACCCTGACACTGCGATACCGACGCGGCACACCGCTGGGCCGGCTGCGGGCGGAGGCCTGGGTGGAACGCATCGACGGCGTGAAAGCCTTTGCCCGCGGCCACATTTTGGATGACGAGGGGCCCACGGTGGAAGCCGAGGGCATCTTCGTCATGCCGGCCTGGGCGCGCCCGGCGGTCTAG